The Micromonospora siamensis genome contains the following window.
GTCACCGGCGACGGCCACCACCAGCTCGTCGTCGGCGCCCAGGCAGGCGGCCTCGACCCGGTGCCGCGCCAGCAGGCCCTCCACCGACTGCGGGTCGACCCGCACGCCGAGGATCTTGGCGAACCGGCTGCGCCGGCCGACGATCTCCCACAGGCCGTCCGGGCCGCGGCGGGCCAGGTCGCCGGTGTGCAGCTCGTCGACGGTACGCCCGGACGCCAGGTCGGCGGGGCGTTCGGCGTAGCCGAGCATCACGTTCGGGCCGGCGTACACCAGTTCGCCGACGCCGTCGGGCTGGTCGGGCGCCGGGGCGAGCCGGAACTCCCCGCCCGGCACCGGCACCCCGATCGCCTCGGGCCGGGTGCGCGCCAGGTCCGGCGGCAGGTACGCCATCCGGGCGGTCGCCTCGGTCTGCCCGTACATGACGAACAGGTCCCAGCCGTGCCGGCGGCCGAGCTCGGCGTAGCGGCGCACGGTCGCCGGAGCGAGCCGCCCACCGGCCTGGGTCACGTAGCGCAGGTGCGGCAGGTCCATGCCGGCGAAGCCGACCCGGTCCAGCAGGTCGAAGGTGTACGGCACCCCGGCGAACGTCGTGCCCCGGGCGGCGCGGAACAGGTCCCAGAAGCAGGAGTCGGCGACGGAGAGCCCGGTGAGGATCAGCGCGGCGCCCCGCGTCAGGTGGCTGTTGACCACGGACAGGCCGTAGCAGTAGTGCGGCGGCAGACTGGTCGCCGCCCGGTCGGTGTCCCGGATGCCCAGGTAGCCGGCGATCGCCTCGGCATTGGCCTGAAGGTTGGCGGCGGAGAGCCGGACCAGTTTCGGCGAGCCCGTCGAGCCGGAGGTGCTCAGCAGCAACGCCAGCTCGGGGTGCAACTCGTGGGCGGTGCCGCGGCGGCGCTCCTCGATCGTCCAGGTCCCGTCGACCGGCCCGATCACCACGTCCGGGTCGTACGCCTCGACCAGGGTCCGGGTCGCCGGGCCGGAGTCGGGCACCAGCAGGACGGGGTGGCCGCCGCGCAGCCCGGCCAGGTAGGCCACCAGCGCCTCGACGGTGTTCGCGCCGGCGACCAGGACCAGCCGCCGTTGCGGGCCGAGCCGCCGGGCGGCCTCCTCGACCCGGGTGGCCAGCTCGGTGTAGGAGATCGTGCCGTCGGCGGTGATCAGGGCGGGGCGGTCGCCGTGGGTGGCGAGGTCGTGGACGAAAGGCGCCGCGTCGGTGGCCGGCAGCAGCTCGGGCAGGGGCGTCACGCCGACCCACTCTAAGGTAAGGCTGCCCTAATCTGTAATCCGCCCCCGGCATGCCGTGAGCGCCGCGACATCGTGCGGGGCAGGGCCGGCGGAAGCACCTCCCGCTTCGTGTTCCCGCCGGCCCCGGTGCGCGCGGTGTTACTTGGTGAGCTGGATGGCGCCCTCGTCGACGAGCGTCTCGCACATGAACATCGGGTCGCAGATGGAGGCCTTCGCGCTGGCGTACGCGACGCCGTTCTTGAACGCCCGGACGTCCGGGGTGATCGGCACGACGAACTGCTGGGCGGTGCCGTCGCAGGTGATCCGGTACACGGGGGTCGTGCCGGTGGTGATGCCGCTGCCCACGTTCTGGGTGAGGCTCACCTCCAGGCTGGCCGAGTATCCCGCGCCGCAGGTCAGGCTGACCGGCACGTAGGCCACCGCGCCCTTGGCGTCCAGCGTCCCGGTGTCGGCGACGGTCACGGTCGAGGTGGACTCGGCCGCGGAGGCCGCGCCGGCCGGCAGGGTGAGGGCCAGCGAGGCGCTGGCGGCGAGCACGGCGCCGGCGACGAGCCGACCGCGGATTCCGGTGAGGTTCATGAGGGGGTCCCTTCGGTGTGGTGTGCTGCGATGACAGCGGATACACGGCCGGGCGGGGTGGTCGGTTGCGGGCGATCACAGTCGGCAGGCCGACAGTGCTTTCGGGCTCGACGGGACGGATATCCTCGGCCGATGCCCGTACGATCCCGCCCCCGGCCGACGCGATGACCGGCACCGACCTCGACGCCCTGGCCGACCTGCTCGCCGGCCCGGTGGAGCCGGCCGCGCACGGCCTGCTCGGCTGCCTGCTCTCCGCCGGCGGGGTCACCGTCCGGCTCACCGAGGTCGAGGCGTACGCGGGCACCGCCGGGGATCCGGCGTCGCACGCGTACCGGGGACGCACCCCGCGCAACGCGGTGATGTTCGGCCCCGCCAGGCACGCCTACGTCTACTTCACCTACGGCATGCACTGGTGCGTGAACGTGGTGACCGGGGTCGAGGGGGAGGCGTCGGCGGTGCTGCTGCGCGCCGGTGAGGTGATCGACGGCCTCGACGCCGCCCGGGCCCGCCGTCCCGCCGTACGCCGGGACGTGGACCTGGCGCGCGGCCCGGCCCGGCTCTGCGCCACCCTGGGCATCGACCGCTCCGCCTACGGCCTCGACCTGCTCGCCGACGGTGCGGTGCGGCTGCGCCCGGCGCCGGACCCGGTGCCCGACGCGGCGATCTCCGCCGGTCCCCGGGTCGGGGTGACCGGCGCCCACGACGTGCCGTGGCGGTTCTGGCTCACCGGCGACCCGACGGTGAGCGCCTACCGCCGGCACGTCCCCCGCGCCCGCCGCTGATTCATGATGGTCGCGGCCCTGGCGAACGGGCCCTGGGGCGTGGGTCGAAGTGTTTCGACGGTGAGAGGTTGGGACCCGGATCGGCTCCGCTGGAAGACCTGCGGCATCACTTGCCGAACCGGAAAGACACCTTTAGCCTTGCCGTCATGGAAAATGACTTCGAGCGTCCAGATCGGGAGGCCGCCGCCGAGGCCCTGCGGACGCTCCACGCCGACCGGGAGCGACTCGCAAGCGCCGTCGAGGTGCCTCGGCTGCTGCTGCTCGCCTTCGGCGCCCTCGCTGCGTGGTGGGTCGCCGCAGCAGCCACCACCGACCCGGGCGCCACCTACCAGCCGCCGACCTCCGGCTGGCTCGCCCTGGTGGGCGGGCTCGTCATCGCGTATCTCGTCCGGCGCGAGACCGGTATCCGATTCCGGGTCATGGGGGCACGCGCCGGCTGGGCCGTCGCCGGAATCGTCGCGACCTGCCTCGCCCTGTTCAGCGTCTCGCTCGGGCTGGTCTCCTTCGATCTGCGTTGGGCAGTCACCTTGACCAGCGCTGCCGCGTTCCTGGTGACGACCTGGCTGGCGGGAGTCGCCTACCGGTCGGCGATCGCCGAACTGCGCCGTGACTGAGGCGAGGTTCGACGACACCATCCATGCCCCGGTGCGACTGCGCATCTGTGGGCTGCTGAACAACGCCGACCGCCTGGACTTCGCCGTGGTGCGCGACACCCTGGGCGTCTCGGACGCGACCCTGTCCAAGCACGTCAAGACCCTCGTGGACGCGGGGCACGTGACGATCAGCAAATCCGCGTCCGCCAATCGCACCGATGCTCGTCGCGTCACCTGGCTGTCCCTCAGTCCGACCGGGCGATCGGCGTTCGCCGCGCACATACGTGCGCTGCAGGACATCGCCGGCAGCCGTACCTGACTCTCGGAGAATCGACAGCGGCAGATCGCTAGACCGCCGGGCCGGGTCCGTCCTGCCGGATTCGACCCGGCGGCAGCAGGTACGGCGCCAGCGCCCGGCGGGCGGCCAGCGCGCCGAGCGCCAGGGCGGTGACCACCGCCTGCCCGACCCGGGCCGCCGTCCCGCCGCCGCCCAGGCCGTAGGTCGCCCAGCCGTTGGCCGCCGCGTCGGTCACCAGCACCAGGCAGGCCAGGTCCGCGCCGAGTCGCCGTCGGCCCAGCAGCAGCGCGGCGGCGAGCGGGTCGAGCACCGTCAGCGAGACGAAGTACGCGGCCAGCCAACCCGGCGCCCAGGGGTACGGGTCGCGGCCGCCCATCAGCAGCTGCGCCACGTGCACGCCGCCCCCGTACAGCAGCACCGCCGCGTATCCGCCGGCGATCCAGCGGGTCGGGCGTGGCATGCCGGCCCAGCCCCAGCACCTCATCGGGCCAGTCTGCGCGACGCCGGCCACTCGCCGCCGCCCCGCCCGCCGGAATAGTTGACTCGTCAAATATGTTGTCGGCGGAGTACAGGTCATTCCGACCCGGTCGGACACGAGGAGCAGGTCATGCAGTTCGGGATCTTCACCGTCGGCGACGTCACCGTCGACCCGACCACCGGGCGGGAGCCGACCGAGCACGAGCGGATCAAGGCGATGGTGGCCATCGCGCTCAAGGCCGAGGAGGTCGGCCTCGACGTCTTCGCCACCGGCGAGCACCACAACCCGCCCTTCGTCCCCTCCTCGCCGACCACGATGCTGGGCTACATCGCCGCCAGGACCGAGCGGCTGCTGCTCTCCACCTCGACCACGCTGATCACCACCAACGACCCGGTGAAGATCGCCGAGGACTACGCCATGCTGCAACACCTGGCCGACGGCCGGGTCGACCTGATGATGGGCCGCGGCAACACCGGCCCGGTCTACCCCTGGTTCGGGCAGGACATCCGCAACGGCATCCCGCTCGCCATCGAGAACTACGACCTGCTGCGCCGGCTGTGGCGCGAGGACGTGGTCGACTGGAAGGGGCGGTTCCGCACCCCGTTGCAGTCGTTCACCTCGACCCCGCGCCCGCTCGACGGCGTACCGCCGTTCGTCTGGCACGGCTCGATCCGCAGCCCCGAGATCGCCGAGCAGGCCGCCTACTACGGTGACGGCTTCTTCGCCAACCACATCTTCTGGCCCGCCGAGCACACCCAGCGGATGGTCGGGCTCTACCGGCAGCGCTTCGCCCACTACGGCCACGGCACGCCGGAGCAGGCCATCGTCGGCCTCGGCGGCCAGGTCTTCCTGCGGCGCAACTCGCAGGACGCGGTCCGGGAGTTCCGGCCGTACTTCGACAACGCCCCGGTCTACGGGCACGGGCCGTCGCTGGAGGAGTTCACCCGGGAGACCCCGCTGACCGTGGGCAGCCCGCAACAGGTCATCGACCGGACGCTGGGCTTCCGGGAGTACGTCGGCGACTACCAGCGCCAGCTGTTCCTGATCGACCACGCCGGCCTGCCGCTGAAGACCGTCCTGGAGCAGCTCGACCTGCTCGGCGAGGAGGTCGTGCCGGTGCTGCGCAAGGAGTTCGACGCGCTGCGTCCCGCCAACGTGCCCGAGGCGCCCACCCACGCCGCGCTGGTCGCCGCCCGCCAGGCCACCACCGGGGCGGCCCGATGAGCAGCCGCACCCTGGCCGTGGTCTCCGCCGGCCTCTCCCAGCCCTCGTCGACCCGACTGCTGGCCGACCAGCTCGCCGCGGCCGCCCGCGACGAGCTGCTCCGGCGCGGCGCCGAGGTGGAACTGCGGGTGATCGAGCTGCGCGACCACGCCCACGACGTGGTCAACCACCTGCTCACCGGGTTCCCGCCGGCGCCGCTGCGCGAGGCGCTGGATGCGGTGGCCGCCGCCGACGGAGTCGTCGCCGTCACGCCGATCTTCAACGCCTCCTACAACGGGCTCTACAAGTCCTTCTTCGACGTGCTGGACGACAAGGCGCTGGTCGACAAGCCGGTGCTGATCGGCGCCACCGGCGGCACCGCCCGGCACTCGCTTGCGCTGGAGCACGCCGTCCGGCCGATGTTCGCCTACCTGCGGGCGGTGGTGGTGCCCACCGCCGTCTTCGCCGCCGGTGAGGACTGGTCCGGCGGCGGCCCCGACGGCGCGCTGCGCGGCCGGGTGCTGCGCGCCGGCGCGGAGCTCGCCGACCAGGTCGACCGGCGCCCGGCGCCCACCGGACCGGCCGACCCGTTCACGCTCACCACCGACTTCGCCCAGCTGCTCGGCCGCCGCGACGACTGACCCGTCAGTCCGGGTACGGATGGGCGACCAGCACCGGGCAGTGCGCGTGCTGGAGCACCGTCTGGCTGACCGAGCCGAGCAGCATCCCGGTGAAGCCGCCCCGGCCCCGGGTGCCCACCACCAGCACCGACGCCTCGCCGCTGGCGGTCACCAGGCCCTGCGCCGGGGTGCCCGCGCGGACCGGGTGCTCCCGCACCGACAGCTCCGGTCGGCCCTCGCGGGCGGCGGCGGACGCCTCGGCCAGCAGCCGCACCGCCCCGGCGTGGTACGCGGCCTGCTCCTCCTCGATTTCCTCCGGCACCGGACGGTCCCCGTCCGGCGGGCCCACGTGCACCAGCACCAGGGCGGTGCCGCGCCGGACCGCCTCCCCGGCGGCGTACCGGGCGGCCAGCACCGCGGCCGGTGAACCGTCCACCCCGGCCACCACCGGCCCGTCCGCCGTCGGGATCGGCTGCTCCTCGGGGCGGACCACCAGCACCGGGCAGTGCGCGTGCGCGGCCACCTGGCCGCTGACCGAGCCGAGCAGCAGCCCGGCGAAGCCCCCCAGCCCACGGCTGCCCACCACCACCAGCTCCGCCCGGCGGGACTCCTCGACCAGCGTCGCGCCCGGCCCGCCGGCCACCTGCCGGGCCGCCACCCGCAGCCCCGGCCAGCGCCGGGCCAGGTCGTCCGCGGTTCGCCGCACCATCCGCTGCGACTCCTCCGACGGCTCGGGCACCCCCAGGTCGTACGGGTTGAGCGGCACGCCGTAGCCGAGCGGGTGCAGGTAGCCGTGCACCAGCTCCAGCGGCCGGCCACGCAGCGTGGCGGCCTGCGCCGCGTGCTCGGCGGCGACCAGGCTGGACGGTGATCCGTCGACCCCCACCACGACAGGACGTTCCATTCGACTCCCTCTCGCTCGGTTCCGGCCATTGTCGGCCGGATCGCCCGCGCGGCCCGGTAGATCCACGCGACGCCGCGCCGGTCGGGGGAGCGGCCGGCGCGGCGCGGTCGGTGGAACTCAGCGGCGACCGAGGTCCCGCCGGTGCCGGACGATCGCCAGCGGGCTGCGGGCGTGGTGCAGCAGGGCGTGGCTGACCGAGCCGAGCAGGGCACCCGCCAGGCCACCACGGCCGTGCGCGCCGAGCACGGTCAGCTGTGCGTCGGTGGACTCCTCGACCAGCGCCCGGGCCGCCGGGGCGGCCACCAGCTTCGTGCTCACCGGCACCTGCGGGTAGCGCTCGGCGAAGCCGGCCAGCGACTCGGCGAGCACCCGTTCCTCCTCGGCGCGCAGCTCCTGCGGGTCGTACGCCATCGGCACGATGTCGCCCGGGCCGACCGCGGTCGGGTAGAGCCAGGCGTGCACGGCGACCAGTCGGGTGTCGCGCTGCGCGGCCTCGGCGAAGGCGAACCCGAGCGCCTCGGTGGAGAGCGCCGAGCCGTCCACCCCGACCACCACCGGGCCGTCGGCGCGGGCCTCGCCGCGGACCACCAGCACCGGGCAGTCGGCGTGCGCGGTGACCTGAACCGTGACCGAACCGATCAGCAGCTCGGCGAAGCCACCCAGGCCCCGGTGGCCGAGCACCAGCAGCGCCGCGTCGCGGGACTCGCGCACCAGCACCGCCGTCGGGCCGCCGTCGCAGAGCCGACCGGTGACCGGCACCTCCGGGGCGACCTTGGCCGCCTCCTCCACCGCCTCGTCGACCGTACGCTGCGCCGCCGCGCGGACGGCGTCGTCGCCGCACACCACCGGCACCGGGCCGAGCGGCGTACCGAGCAGCGGCCACCCGAAGGCGTGCACCACCCGCAGCGGCCGGTGCCGGTCCGCCGCCTCCCGGGCGGCCACCCGCACCGCCTCCAGTGCCGAGCCGGAACCGTCCACGCCCACCACCACGGGCGCACCCGTCCTGCTGGTCATCACGACCTCCTTCGTCCACCTCCAGCCTCCTCGCCGCCGGCCCGTCCGGGCAGGGGCGTAGCGCCTTGCCGGGCCGGGACCAACGGCCCTGACCGGGGGTGTTCCGAGGGAGTGGGATGGAGTCAGGACGAGCGACAAGGAGGTCGACGATGTCCACCGTCACGAAGTTCCGGGGCGGCACGATCGCGCCGTTCGACTGGACGAACCTCTCCTGGTTCCCGCTGCTGGCGCCGACGATCCGGGTCGAGGACTACCTCGACGGCGACCGGTACGTGGTGCGCGCCGAGCTGCCGGGGATCGACCCGGCCAAGGACGTCCGGATCACCCGTACCGGCGAGAACCTGCGCCTGGACGTGGTCCGACGGGAGAGCCACGCGGACAAGGCCCGCTCGGAGTTCCACTACGGCTCCTTCTCCCGCCTGATCCCGCTGCCCGCGGGCGTCAAGCCGGAGACCATCGCCGCCCGGTACGCCGACGGCATCCTGGAGATCAGCGCGACCGTCGGCGAGCCCGAGCCGACCCCGCGGGAGATCCCGGTGACCGTGGAGCACACCGGGAAGCGGTGAACCGACCCCGGGGCCCCGGCCAGCCGCCAGGCGTCCCGGCGAATCCGACCGAAGGGGCCCGGCCGCCGGCCGGGCCCCCACCGCAACCCCCGGGAGCCCCCTGATGACCCCGCTGGAACTGCTCCGCGACCACCCCTTCCTCGCCGACCTGCCCGAGCGGTGGCTGCCCCCGCTGACCGCGTACGCCCGACCGGTGGTGTGGCACCCCGGCCACCGGCTGTTCCGCGCCGGAGCACCGGCCGAGCGGTTCTGGCTGATCCGCGGCGGCGAGGTGGCGCTGGACTTCCCGGTGCCCGGTCGCGGAGACGTCGGCATCGAGACGATCGGCGCGGGCGGGGTGCTCGGCTGGTCCTGGCTCTTCCCGCCGTACCGCTGGCAGTTCGGGGCGGTGGCCGTGCGGCGCACCACCACCGTGGAGTTCACCGCGGCCGGCGTACGGCGGCTGATGGCCACCGACGACACCCTGGGCCGCGACCTGACCGGCCGTTTCATGGCCGTGGTGGTGGACCGGTTGCAGGCCTCCCGGGTCCGGCTGCTCGACCTGTACGGCTACCCGACGTCCTCGGCCGGCTGACCGCGCGGTCAGTACGCGACCAGTCCTCGGGTGGTGAACTGAGCCCGCACCCGGTCCAGCAGCTCCGGGCCGGGCGGTTCGGTGTCGGCGAGGGGGAACGCCAGCCCCAGCTCGGCGTACTTGTGCGCGCCCAGGCGGTGGAAGGGCAGCACGTCGACCCGTTGGACCGTTCCCAGGCCGGCGGCGAAGTCGGCCACGCCGGCCACGTTCTCCTCGGCGTCGGTGAGCCCGGGGACCAGCACGAACCGGACCCAGATCGGCGTCCCCCGGTCGGCCAGCCGGCGGCCGAAGCGCAGCGTCGGCGCCACCGAGCCGGTACCGGTGACCCGCCGGTACGTCGCCGGGTCCCACGACTTGACGTCCAGCAGCACCAGGTCGGTGGCGTCGAGCAGGGCGTCGTCGGCGTTCGCGCCGAGGAAGCCGGAGGTGTCCAGCGCGGTGTGCAGCCCCAGGCCGTGGCAGCGGCGCAGCACCTCGCCGGTGAACCGGGGCTGGCGCAGCGGCTCCCCGCCGCTCAGCGTGATCCCGCCGCCGGCCACGTGGATGAACCGCCGGTACCGCTCGATCTCGCGCATCAGCTCGTCGGTCGACATCCGCCGCCCGTTGCCCGGGAACCAGGTGTCCGGGCTGTGGCAGTACCGGCAGCGCAGCGGGCAGCCGGCCAGGAAGGCCACGAACCGGGTACCCGGCCCGTCCACCCCGTGCGACAGGTCCCACGAGTGCACCACGCCGTCGGTCGCGCCGGCCCGCCCGGGCCGGACCGGCCCGGGCGGCGGGGTGCGGGTCGGGTTCACAGCGATCCGTGGAAGGTCCGGGAAACCACGTCCCGCTGCTGCTCGGGGGTGAGCCGGACGAAGTTCACCGCGTACCCGGAGACCCGGACGGTGAGCTGCGGATAGCGCTCCGGGTGGGCCATCGCGTCGAGCAGGGTCGCCCGGTCCAGCACGTTGACGTTCAGGTGGAATCCGCCGGCGTCGGCGTACCCGTCGAGCACCCCGGCCAGGTTGTCGATCCGCTCGGCGCGGGTACGCCCCAACCCGTCGGGGGTGACCGTGCCGGTCAGCGAGATGCCGTCGCGGGCCGCGGCGTACGGCAGCTTCGCCACCGACAGCGCGGCGGCGACCAGGCCGTGCGTGTCCCGCCCGTTCATCGGGTTCGCGCCCGGAGCGAACGGCTCACCGGCCCGCCGCCCGTCCGGCGTGTTGCCGGTGTGCTTTCCGTAGACCACGTTGGAGGTGATGGTCAGCACCGACATGGTCAGCTCCGCGTCCCGGTAGGTGCGCTGCCGGCGCAGCTTCGCCGCGAACGTCTCCACCAGCCACACGGCGATCTCGTCGGCCCGGTCGTCGTTGTTGCCGTATGTGGGGACGTCGCCGTCGACCACGTAGTCGACCGCCAGCCCGGTGGCGTCACGCAGCACCTTCACCCTGCCATAGCGGATCGCGGCGAGGCTGTCCACGGCGACGGAGAGCCCGGCGATGCCGGTGGCCATGAACCGGCGCACCGGATGGTCGTGCAGCGCCATCTCCAGCCGCTCGTAGGCGTACCGGTCGTGCTGGTGGTGGATGACGTTCAGCGCGTCCACGTACGTCTCGGCGAGCCAGTCCAGCGTCCGGTCGTACGCGGCGAGCACCGCGGCGTGGTCGAGCACCTCGCCGCCGACCGGCGGGCTGGGCGGGGCGACCTGCTCGCCGGTCAGCTCGTCCCGGCCACCGTTGATCGCGTACAGCAGCGCCTTGGCCAGGTTGGCCCGGGCCCCGAAGAACTGCATGTCCCGGCCGACCCGCATCGCCGACACGCAGCAGGCGATCGCGGTGTCGTCGTCGTACGCGTCGCGGATCAGTTCGTCGTTCTCGTACTGGATGGCGCTGGTGTCCAGCGACACCTGCGCGCAGAACCGCTTGAACCCGGTGGGCAGCCGGGGCGACCAGAGCACCGTCAGGTTGGGCTCCGGCGCCGGCCCGAGGTTGTACAGCGTCTGGAGGTAGCGGAAGCTGGTCCGGGTGACCAGGGGCCGGCCGTCGGCGCCCATCCCGCCGAGCGCCTCGGTGACCCAGGTGGGGTCGCCGGAGAAGAGCTGGTCGTACTCGGGGGTACGGAGGAACCGGACGATCCGCAGCTTGATCACGAAGTCGTCGACCAGTTCCTGGGCGTCCATCTCCGACAGCCGTCCCTCGGCCAGGTCCCGCCGCAGGAACACGTCGACGAAGTTCGCCGTGCGGCCCAGCGACATCGCCGCGCCGTTCTGCTCCTTCGCCGCGGCCAGGTAGGCGAAATAGAGCCACTGGATGGCCTCCCGCCCGGTCCGGGCCGGCCCGGAGATGTCGTGGCCGTACGACGCGGCCATCTGCTTCAGCTCGCCCAGGGCGCGGGCCTGCTCGGCCAGCTCCTCCCGGTCCCGTACCACCTCGTCGGTGCAGCGCCGACCGTCCAGCGCGGCCCGCAGCGCGTGCCGCTCGGCGATCAGCCGGTCCACCCCGTACAGCGCCACCCGCCGGTAGTCGCCGATGATCCGGCCCCGCCCGTACGCGTCGGGCAGCCCGGTGATCACGTGCGAGCGCCGGGCGGCCAGCACATCCGCCGGGTACGCGTCGAAGACCGCGTCGTTGTGGGTGCGCCGGTAGCTGGTGAAGATCCGGTGCACGACCGGGTCGGGGGTGAAGCCGTACGCCTTCAGCGCGGTCTCCACCATCCGCAGCCCGCCGGCCGGCATGATGGCCCGCCGCAGCGGCGCGTCGGTCTGCAGGCCGACGATCAGCTCCTTGTCCCGGTCGATCCAGCCGGGGGCGTGCGCGGTGATGGTGGACGGGGTGGCCGCGTCGACGTCGAGGACGCCGCGTTCGCGTTCGACGACGAAGAGCTTCTTCAACGCCCCCCACACCTCCAGGGTGCGGCAGGTCGGGCCGGTGAGGAAGCCGGCGTCCCCGGTGTACGGCTCGTGGTTGGCCCGCAGGAAGTCGGCGACGTCCACGGTGTCCCGCCACGTCCCGCCGGTGAAGTCCCGCCACGGGTCGAGTGGGGCCGTGCCGGTCGTGGTGACGACGGTCGCGCGCATCGGGAGCCTCCCAGGTCCGCCTCTTCGCTGCCAGGACCAGCCTCGTCGGGCCGGCCGACGCGGGGCAGGGCCCCCGGGACCACCCCGGCGGGACCAAAGGCCCCCGCCGGGATCGGGGTACGCGGGTGACCGCCCCGGGCGGGCGTGGCCGTTGTGGGAGGACCACCACGCCCGGCCCCGGGACGGTCGGTCGGTGGCGCCGCGCGCGCCGCGTACCCGGGTCAGCGTTCGACCACCAGCCGGCGGGCCCGCAGCGCCCGCGCCCACCAGGGCCGGCGCCGGGCCGGCCGCAGCGCCGGGACCCGGGTGCCGCGCAGGCTCACCCAGCCGCCGGGACCCATGGTGACCGCGCCGATCGCCGGCGGCCGGCGGCGGCCCAGCACCGCCACGGCGGCGGTGAGCAGCGCGACGGCGGCCGCGCCGGCCGCCGCGGCGAGCACCTGGTCGGGGTCGCTGATCGACCGGTAGCGGACCTGGCCGCCGGCGAGCACGAACGCCCCCACGGCCCGGCCGTCGCGGGTCACCGGCACCAGCGCCGCGGCCGGCGTGCCGGGCAGCTCCAGCACCGGCCCCACCGGGTGCGCCGAGGGTACGGCGGCGGCCGGCTCCTTGGCCGCCTCCACCGCCCGCCGAGGTGCCGGCGGGGTCAGCGGGGCGGGACCGGTCGGGTTGAGGATCGCGGTCATCGTGCTGCCTCCTAACGGGAGTCGGACGTGCCGGTGGCGGGGTGCACGGCCGCCCGCCCGGCGGCCAGCCGGGCGATCGGCACCCGGTACGGCGAGCAGGAGACGTAGTCCAGTCCCACGGCGGCGAAGAACGCCACCGAGTCGGGGTCGCCGCCGTGCTCCCCGCAGACCCCGATCGTCAGCTCGGGGCGGGTCGCCCGTCCCTCGGCGACGGCCAGCCGGATCAGCCGCCCCACGCCCCGGGTGTCGATGCTCTCGAACGGCGACACCGGGAAGATCCCCCGCTCCAGGTAGTCGGCGAAGAACGAGCCCTCGACGTCGTCGCGGGAGAACGCCCAGGTGGTCTGGGTCAGGTCGTTGGTGCCGAAGGAGAAGAAGTGCGCCTCGGCGGCGATCTCGCCGGCGGTCAGCGCCGCCCGGGGCACCTCGATCATCGTGC
Protein-coding sequences here:
- a CDS encoding universal stress protein; this translates as MERPVVVGVDGSPSSLVAAEHAAQAATLRGRPLELVHGYLHPLGYGVPLNPYDLGVPEPSEESQRMVRRTADDLARRWPGLRVAARQVAGGPGATLVEESRRAELVVVGSRGLGGFAGLLLGSVSGQVAAHAHCPVLVVRPEEQPIPTADGPVVAGVDGSPAAVLAARYAAGEAVRRGTALVLVHVGPPDGDRPVPEEIEEEQAAYHAGAVRLLAEASAAAREGRPELSVREHPVRAGTPAQGLVTASGEASVLVVGTRGRGGFTGMLLGSVSQTVLQHAHCPVLVAHPYPD
- a CDS encoding universal stress protein, producing MTSRTGAPVVVGVDGSGSALEAVRVAAREAADRHRPLRVVHAFGWPLLGTPLGPVPVVCGDDAVRAAAQRTVDEAVEEAAKVAPEVPVTGRLCDGGPTAVLVRESRDAALLVLGHRGLGGFAELLIGSVTVQVTAHADCPVLVVRGEARADGPVVVGVDGSALSTEALGFAFAEAAQRDTRLVAVHAWLYPTAVGPGDIVPMAYDPQELRAEEERVLAESLAGFAERYPQVPVSTKLVAAPAARALVEESTDAQLTVLGAHGRGGLAGALLGSVSHALLHHARSPLAIVRHRRDLGRR
- a CDS encoding LLM class flavin-dependent oxidoreductase codes for the protein MQFGIFTVGDVTVDPTTGREPTEHERIKAMVAIALKAEEVGLDVFATGEHHNPPFVPSSPTTMLGYIAARTERLLLSTSTTLITTNDPVKIAEDYAMLQHLADGRVDLMMGRGNTGPVYPWFGQDIRNGIPLAIENYDLLRRLWREDVVDWKGRFRTPLQSFTSTPRPLDGVPPFVWHGSIRSPEIAEQAAYYGDGFFANHIFWPAEHTQRMVGLYRQRFAHYGHGTPEQAIVGLGGQVFLRRNSQDAVREFRPYFDNAPVYGHGPSLEEFTRETPLTVGSPQQVIDRTLGFREYVGDYQRQLFLIDHAGLPLKTVLEQLDLLGEEVVPVLRKEFDALRPANVPEAPTHAALVAARQATTGAAR
- a CDS encoding DNA-3-methyladenine glycosylase, which encodes MTGTDLDALADLLAGPVEPAAHGLLGCLLSAGGVTVRLTEVEAYAGTAGDPASHAYRGRTPRNAVMFGPARHAYVYFTYGMHWCVNVVTGVEGEASAVLLRAGEVIDGLDAARARRPAVRRDVDLARGPARLCATLGIDRSAYGLDLLADGAVRLRPAPDPVPDAAISAGPRVGVTGAHDVPWRFWLTGDPTVSAYRRHVPRARR
- a CDS encoding CE1759 family FMN reductase, whose amino-acid sequence is MSSRTLAVVSAGLSQPSSTRLLADQLAAAARDELLRRGAEVELRVIELRDHAHDVVNHLLTGFPPAPLREALDAVAAADGVVAVTPIFNASYNGLYKSFFDVLDDKALVDKPVLIGATGGTARHSLALEHAVRPMFAYLRAVVVPTAVFAAGEDWSGGGPDGALRGRVLRAGAELADQVDRRPAPTGPADPFTLTTDFAQLLGRRDD
- a CDS encoding cyclic nucleotide-binding domain-containing protein — encoded protein: MTPLELLRDHPFLADLPERWLPPLTAYARPVVWHPGHRLFRAGAPAERFWLIRGGEVALDFPVPGRGDVGIETIGAGGVLGWSWLFPPYRWQFGAVAVRRTTTVEFTAAGVRRLMATDDTLGRDLTGRFMAVVVDRLQASRVRLLDLYGYPTSSAG
- a CDS encoding Hsp20/alpha crystallin family protein, whose product is MSTVTKFRGGTIAPFDWTNLSWFPLLAPTIRVEDYLDGDRYVVRAELPGIDPAKDVRITRTGENLRLDVVRRESHADKARSEFHYGSFSRLIPLPAGVKPETIAARYADGILEISATVGEPEPTPREIPVTVEHTGKR
- the pflA gene encoding pyruvate formate-lyase-activating protein; translated protein: MNPTRTPPPGPVRPGRAGATDGVVHSWDLSHGVDGPGTRFVAFLAGCPLRCRYCHSPDTWFPGNGRRMSTDELMREIERYRRFIHVAGGGITLSGGEPLRQPRFTGEVLRRCHGLGLHTALDTSGFLGANADDALLDATDLVLLDVKSWDPATYRRVTGTGSVAPTLRFGRRLADRGTPIWVRFVLVPGLTDAEENVAGVADFAAGLGTVQRVDVLPFHRLGAHKYAELGLAFPLADTEPPGPELLDRVRAQFTTRGLVAY
- a CDS encoding transcriptional regulator, with the translated sequence MRLRICGLLNNADRLDFAVVRDTLGVSDATLSKHVKTLVDAGHVTISKSASANRTDARRVTWLSLSPTGRSAFAAHIRALQDIAGSRT